The following coding sequences lie in one Paramormyrops kingsleyae isolate MSU_618 chromosome 15, PKINGS_0.4, whole genome shotgun sequence genomic window:
- the s1pr3a gene encoding sphingosine 1-phosphate receptor 3a, protein MEATIEEGMNLVIVNHYNHSGKWERPRGTGTCKTTLVLIICVLIVLENVTVLLALCRHKRFHSRMYLLIGNLALSDLLAGVAYAVNIFTSGRRTFFLTPTQWLAREGSMFVALSASTFSLLAIGIERHMTMVRRRPSETAGRGRLLGLLGACWAVSVLLGALPSLGWNCQGHLEACSTVLPLYDKSYVAFCISIFSALLAAIVVLYTRIYRLVTSSGRRLGGSRPSECSLVLLRTVVIVLGVFVVCWAPLFLLLLLDVGCSPERCPVLYQEDWFIALAVLNSALNPLIYTLTSRELRTAFFRVLCCSQAQLEATPPIEGPPNLVAIIPTGENSKSSAGGPGAAVSGLTKSKISTPLSSSLPHPGPSSPTLLHPSGPAELLSAVLVKAGALPSLSKF, encoded by the coding sequence ATGGAGGCCACCATTGAAGAGGGGATGAACCTGGTGATCGTCAACCACTATAACCACTCGGGGAAGTGGGAACGACCACGCGGGACAGGCACCTGCAAGACCACGCTGGTGCTGATCATCTGCGTGTTGATCGTGCTGGAGAATGTGACGGTTCTTCTGGCGCTGTGCCGTCACAAGCGCTTCCACAGCCGCATGTACCTGCTCATCGGCAATCTGGCCCTGTCGGACCTGCTGGCGGGTGTGGCCTACGCCGTCAACATCTTCACGTCGGGCCGCCGGACCTTCTTCCTGACGCCGACGCAGTGGTTGGCGCGGGAGGGCAGCATGTTCGTGGCGCTGAGCGCCTCCACCTTCAGCCTACTGGCCATTGGCATTGAGCGTCACATGACCATGGTGCGCCGGCGGCCCTCGGAGACGGCTGGGCGGGGTCGCCTGCTGGGCCTTCTGGGGGCTTGCTGGGCCGTGTCGGTGCTGCTCGGCGCCCTTCCCAGCCTGGGCTGGAACTGCCAGGGCCACCTAGAGGCGTGCTCCACCGTGCTGCCACTCTACGACAAAAGTTACGTGGCGTTCTGCATCAGCATCTTCAGCGCCCTGCTGGCCGCCATCGTGGTGCTATACACCCGCATCTACCGGCTGGTGACGTCGAGCGGGCGGCGGCTCGGTGGGAGCCGGCCCTCGGAGTGCTCGCTGGTGCTGCTGCGCACCGTGGTCATCGTCCTGGGCGTCTTCGTGGTGTGCTGGGCGCCCCTcttcctgctgctgctcctgGACGTGGGCTGCAGCCCCGAGCGCTGCCCGGTGCTCTACCAGGAGGACTGGTTCATCGCCCTGGCCGTGCTCAACTCTGCCCTGAACCCGCTCATCTACACGCTGACCAGCCGCGAGCTGAGGACCGCGTTCTTCCGCGTGCTGTGCTGCAGCCAGGCTCAGCTGGAGGCCACGCCTCCCATCGAGGGCCCCCCCAACCTGGTCGCCATCATCCCCACTGGCGAGAACAGCAAGTCCAGTGCAGGTGGACCTGGGGCTGCTGTCTCGGGACTGACCAAAAGCAAAATCTCAACACCCCTGAGTTCCAGCCTTCCACACCCTGGGCCCTCATCTCCCACCCTGCTTCACCCCTCTGGTCCTGCTGAACTTCTGTCTGCCGTCCTGGTTAAAGCAGGGGCACTCCCAAGCCTCAGCAAGTTCTGA